ttggtacctCCGATTACCgggatttaacatttagatttagatttaacatttagatttaacatttagatttagatttagatttaacatttagctttatatttagtattcagatttaacatttagatttagatttagatttagatttaacattaagatttagatttagatttaatatttagatttaacatttagatttaaatttagcatttagatttacaattaacatttaggtgtaatatttaatatttggatttaactatttaaaatatttccaagttgacaaatactgttgtaaatgtgcaagaatgTGACCCTCAAAATTtaataacagttttttaaacgttaaatgtgacaaaatgttgctgttattttcagcgtgagccgctttacaaacggGTTGGGAGTGGTGCgcaaaggcttgtatcatgtggctacaccgacagtgttgttgtcattagtCAGCAGCAAATAggctttaaacgcttcagatgtaaagttatttgctgtcaaagttaCGTCAAAATGAATAgaagtcaatggaatgctaatgaAGCTAGGGACTAGGTGCTAGGTAGCATAAAAATTGTGCCgtaggagctacgcttagtgGAGGCTGGCTTACCCCCTTGCTAATAATTCagtcacctctctcttcctaaATTGATCAGCTTCAGTTAAACCAATAAGAATAAGCCATGGACTtcacaagccaatcacagcattacgtctctgctttaaatctgtttctctctcctctcaacTGTCATTTCAGTCAAGAGTGCgaccctcctccccttccaccttcAGTCTTTGTCAACCTTGGCTCCCCGGGTCTTCCTCCAGCAGTCCGCCCCCTTTAACTACTTTGGTCCGATCTTTGGGCTCCTTCACCCCATTACCAGTGTCTAGACTAGTGTCTGGGTGGGGGGGTATGTCTTGTCTTCTCTAAGCCttccaaattattttataaagacGGAGTCCAATCTCCAAAGAATTTCCTATTATGcatatgtacaataaatctttgctTGTCTGCAACGAAGTCTCTCCTAATCGAAATGCAGATGTCTGTACTAAtggtacaaaaaaacacataaatgcattggaaacagaaatataaaaaaaaattaaggcagattttaaattatgttcctCATTAGTGATAACTGAGTCATTCTAAAGTtggttttaaatcaaatgttcaCCTGAAGGTTAGCCAGGCGGTTCAGGTCTGGATACAGGTAAAAGTAAATCCCGTCCCAAGCTCCAGGTAGAGTCAGGCCCCTGATGAGTAGGACCAGTAGCATCACATAGGGGAATGTAGCTGTGAAATACGCCaccttaaattatttttaatgttaatgattGCTGGCAATTTACTTAGAGCAGGATTTTAACAATATTACcgttatttttaaatacagccCTTTAATGTTTACACAAATGAGAATATAAGttgcacaacacacaacaactaTAATGTATTCCTAATATACAGAACTTTACTGCTAACCAACCGTGTATCTGAAGTAACAGTATCATGcagtttttttggggcattttaggaaGAGCaatataacacatttaaaacttgactTATTCTTTCCTTCATCCATCCccatattattaattatttcgTGAGTAGTCATTTCATTAAATTCACAAATCAATGCAAGGTCAACCAGGGAGGTTTGTTATGTTCATGGTCCACATTGTGATGGAATGAAGGGCACACATAATGGTTTTGTATAGAGATGGACCAATACCATTTCTTGTTTATCGGACGATACTGATCACTCATCCGATACCATCAAATTATGGATGTGAAATGAATGCTAGCTTTCTTGTACGAACGGGCTCAGGTTAGACTGTATGTAAAACACAagagaactttcttttattatccagtttgaaaGTCAGTCATAATGGAAAAGACATAAACTACTTTAAggtagattttcttcagggctAAATTACGTGGCTGATCGCTGCTTAAACTACAGTACTTGCCGATACATATACCAGCATTTCAAGCAGTATTGGAGACCTTCTCCAGTTTTGTACGTGAGAAGTTGcaattaaagttattttggaACTTATatatctctctcactctgtcatTGTCTCACATGCAGTCCAAGGGTTACCACGGCTGTACTGAGAGAACCCATCAGTCATTCACTAACTCTTCTCTTGTCATCCCCCAGTACTTGAAACTCTGCACTCTTTGGCATTTTGCTCCGTCTCAAGTTTCATATTGCAAGTTAAACTACTGCAGATTGGTGTTAGTTAAAATTACAATTGTGCTGCATGTGCAGTTTCCAATACaatgaaatgtcaaatgtcaattTTGCGTTCTGTGCTTATAGTCAGGTTTAGAGGTGGCTAAAAGGAGCTCCTGgctggacttttttttatggttCCAACTTTGATATTTTGTGCTTGTACTTTGTGCTTGTTAGAGTTACTTAAAGtagaatggcaaaaaaaaaagaacccagCGCGGCGATACGGatgccattgcagaggcattgcTGAAAAGACAGCCTACCTCGAACCACGTTTTGCTCAGATCCAGTCTCAGATTCCACAGGTCGGTATCGACAACAACAATGagctaactgctatccatgcccAGCTAGCATCTCTGACTGCAAGCTCTATCAGATCGGAGCTGAACAATCTAAAAACCACAGTGGAAAGCAATGCAAGTATTCTTAATAGCCATGGCCACGCTTTTCAAGAGCTGGAGGTGAAGCTAGCTGatatggaggacagaaaccgaAGATGCACATCCGCATCATCGGGGTGAAAGAGGGGCTAGAAGGTGCTAAGAGCTAGATGTTCAGATCAAGATTATGAGCCCAAAGAAGAACACCACTACTAATTGCACGCTGATTTTCAACGTTCTCCTCTACACAACCAAGCAGGCAATCCTACAAGCTGCGCGGCGATCCTTGCTTATCATTGAGGGCTGGAATATTTGCTTTTTCCAGACTACAGCAACTTCACGGTTCATGGCTTCTTGGCTCTTTTTCAGaatgacaaaacacattcagtctACTATgttcctcatttttcttttaccttcaattaagagGAGCACTCAAGGCCTACGGTGTCCCTCGGCAGAAGTCTTTGCCCATCCATCATATCTCGAAACGGTTTACTACGCAGCCCAAATCCTGTGGTATGGTTttcaggctttatcagttctggGAACGTGATTTCCCAGACATGAGCATCGATTTTAaatggcatgatgtatggtctaacattccagaagtctCACATAATCTAGAACATCAGCAacttcactacaatttcattcataggacatatctcacccctaAAAGCATCACATGAAggtaattaacagccctttatgcactttgtGCCCATTAAAAGTCACTtgatctgggattgctctcctgttggtccgTTGTAGTACaatatttcattcaaaatgtctgccttgaTTAATGATACTGTACCTATTACTGTCTGTGATTTGATTTGGAATGATTTGTCACCCCTTCAGCcctctaaaattaaaattgtgctgtgtgtgctgAACTTAAAGTGACTAAGAAAATTGGAAATTGGAACATTGGACATTGGACACATTGGAAAGcacctcatgacttgtctatgcgtacatggaccctttccgTTTTGGATGTCATTTATATGGAGCTCTCTACAGCTGGCATAAATGGAGCGCCACAAAAGACTTTGGATtcttggctcagcattgctgaatcCTTGAAATCCATGCTATAGACTTGTGCTCTGACCCCCTTGCTTcggtctgtgcatgtgtttggtcctgtgtgtcttgtgtccgtctctctgtcaatgtcgtttgtttgtttgtttgtgtgtgtctgtctgtcattgtGTCTTGTTAGTGAGCCGCAAGCTCCATTCCTActcttgtgttgttgtttggtCTGCCCCTCTTCGTCTTtcctctctatttttttttcttctttatggTCCTGGGACGTGTTCCTATATCgtagtgtattgtttgttaatttgtttgaataaattacaaatatttgatcacaataactactatttctagttgtagtcatagttccattatctttattgtgactataattgccactgttcaacACATCCCGACTGTAACCGCGATACACCACcgaccaagagcctgggtctggtcGAGGTTTCTTCCAagaagggagtttttcctcgccactgtggctCTTAATgattgctcttgggggaattactggaatggtcgggtctttgtaaattaaagagtATCGTCTAGACCTAATATATCTGTATAGTGtattgagataactcttgttatgatttgacactataaataaaattgaatagtaCAACCCCACAAAAAactataatttcctttacataaagaCATTTCACTATAACGTGATGCAgaaaggcacaaattgttgcTAAAAGGTtccccagaatgcaggaaattaaatgCTTGATGTTTTCAAAAAGTTCAAACTATTGATGGAGACTGTCTATAAGGGTATTATTAATGTGAAACAAAGGCAgattaaatataatttcaaCCTACCTTTCCAGAGGATCTGACACCTTTCCATATGCTGAAGTAGCAGATCACCCAGCAGGCCAGAAGACACAAAGCCAGCTCCCATCTGACACTGCCCAGCTCCTCAATGCCCCCAGACATGCCCAGCACACGCCGCCTGAGGAGAGGGGGGATATGGCAAATACCAAATGGTAACAAAAAATTCTAGAATAATTCCATAATTTACCCCGGAGTCCTATAGATCTTTCAGTAAAAGGAGAAAacctgattatttttttttatctatttcaaTGAGTTTGTTTTGTAGTTTGGGGCATCCAATCCATGCAAgaactctttctttttttgctgtgtgaTCCTATACTTTCCAATAAAggggaaaatgtcaaaataaaagcttaaaagaCACAGTGCAAAGACTTGCTGGCCAGCTGAAAATAACAGACATGCACTGTGTGTTCTGTGCCCGCAGTAGATTAGAAAGTGTTGAGCAGTCTGTAATTCcactttaaatacatacatatttaataatgACCAAGAAAAAGCTGAAAGAAACTATTTCTAACCTAGCTTTGCAGACTAGCATTGCATTGCAAAATGCTACTCTGCAGTGATAGAGGGAACAGTGAGAGTGCAGAATCTGTACACaccattaaataaaatgacactGAACAACGGTGTCATGGGTACATTTATGATGATAAAATTTTCATCTAGCAGGAattattttacatcatttttaCTGGCGCAACAAAGGACATTGCACATTAGTGACACAGTAATTAACTATTATGGGTCATTAGACGAAAAAGACTCACTCCCAGAACTCAGTTGCAGCAGAGGTGGTGTTGGTCTGATTTGCAGTCACATTAGAGGAATTTAGAGTCTGAAGACCAAGGCAGTTAGCTGGGTTTGGATACAAACACAGATTTCAGGGATGACAGCCATACAATATTTTCCAACAATGTATCTCCAATACCTGGTGATCTAATTCACCAGGACACATTTATCCTGTAAGTGAGCTCATTTTCCATAAGGTATCAACCCTGTGAAAACGAATTAACATGCAGTTATATTTACTGAAACCAATCTGGTACAGAAACAaaattcattttgaatgaaatcTTGTCTAACCTTACCCGTGTTCCAGGTGTTGTTACAGCTGGCCCAAGGCAGCTGGGATCTAAATGAGAACACCAGGTAGAAGAGAGCCCAGACTTGGACTAAAATGTAGCTGAAGTCGTAAAGTTTCATAATGAAATATCCATGTCCAATTCCTAAAACAATAAGCAACGACTAAAATGTTTAAACCTGTGGTGGTAATTCAAACGTAGCTTGTCCAAAGGAACAAGAATAACATTACCCTCCCCCACCCGACATTTTACTTCAACTCACCCTGTGCCAGTGGACACAACTTCCTCCAAGAAGTGATGAATCCTTCCTGGGTAAACTGACCAACTGAAGTCTCCAACAGGAACAGAGGTATCCCACACACCACAGCAAACAGACAGTATGGCACCAGAAAGGCCCCTATGCGCATTATATGGAGATACTTCATGTATGCCCACAGAAATGACATGTTCTATGGTAAATGgagacttttcatttttattggcAAATGCAGTATACAAACAATCAGGTAAACATTAAtagcacatatacagtacatcaagtGTAAACACATTCATGGAGGCCTCTGCCCATTCATCCTATCTAGAAAGTAATTTACTGTGCAGCTTAAAAACTGTGGAtatggtatccaggctttatcagttcttggtgatatctggccgctctgcccttcctattgagaggatgtCGGCACGGGATTTCCCAGGACTCAGTATCAATCTTacctggcatgatgtatggtctaacattccagaagtatcacgGAATCcggaccatcagcagattcactacagtTTCAATCATAGGACATATCTTACCCCCGTGAAAAGGCACCACatggaaaataattaacagccctgtaaataaataaaagtacaaatcttcacatgatctgggagtgctctcccgTTGGTTAGTtttggaacaatattgcatccaaaatttccatcttgattaatgttactaaACCTGTCACTTTCAatgtcttgattctgaatgacctgtcagcctttaAGCGCTTTGGGAGAgaaacgtgctgtgtttgctggacttacagctgcgaagaggatgattgcaacccgttggaaaccaccaCATGATCTGCCTATCTGGGCATGGACCCTTGCCTTCTTATATGTGGTGTAAATGGAGCTCTCTACGGCGCGCATTCACGGAGCGCCATAAAGAACACTCGAAACTTGGCTGATTATTGGTGAATTGTCGAGGACAACCTTTGATTTAACCTGAGCAGGTGTTTGgtacatttaaacatgaattCATATTTAGTCAGAGGTTTAGGGGGGAAAAGCTATTGACTTTaagtttaatcattttttaattgtttttcaccAGTCTAAGGGACTTGAGTAAAGATTCAtgtcattaaataaatattcaagtGCACCATTACCTGAATTATCATAGGAACAGATCATATCTTTAAGGTTAAAGGGGTTAACGAAGTTGGTGGGTTCAAAAAACGTAAGACTCCAAATCTTTTTGGTATTTCACAATAAACAAGAGATAAATACCGAGACCTCATAAGCTTTACTCAGTGACAAAGAAAGACTTGAGTTGTGGTTTGTATGGCTCACCTCCACCGTTCTTGTAGCAAAGGTAAGGAAATCTCCACACGTTGCCCAGGCCGACCACATTTCCTGCAACAACCAGAATATATTCTGTTTTACTGGCCCACTGTCCTCTGTCTGCAGAACTTGTCtgattttctcttcttcttcttctttgtccgCCCATCCTGACATCCAAAGGACTTAATCCGTTTTGTAGTCAGTATTCAGAATACTGCAACTTATTACGTATCTTTCCCTTATTTGATCATTAACTACTGTTTGCAGGAGCCAGAGGGGAAGTCATTAATCATGAatttgtataaatatatttatatgcaACTGATCTCTTCTGCTTATACTATGTGTCTTTAGTTAATATACACATCCTGTTCTGAAGCCAGCAATAATTACATATAATCATAAAACCAGTCATTCTAGTGTTTAGGTCTACTGTTGAGTAGAGTAGAGCAGAAGAGTCATTTTGTACCTGTCTGCTTTGGAAGTGCCAGAGGAGCTCTTAAATAACTCATAAGCCAGAACTCATCAGTCAtttcttaacatgttcaaatatTTCCATAAAAGGACATTCAAACAACTGGTGTCACAGAATTCAGACATTCTAGTATTGGGTTTGATTGGGGATAGGATTAGAGGCATTCAAATGTTATCTTATTTCCAAGTTCATTTGACTATATTATATAACTGTGCCTCAGATGTTCTTTCAGTGGTGTATCTAGAAGATGCATTTTTTGACCCAAATGTTCTTTACAGTGGTCTTAATGCACAATGCATTAGAGACTGTCCAAACAACTACTTTTATGTGAATGGCTGCATTTATGTATTAATCTATTAGCTAATATTTCAATTGCAAAGCATGTTAATGAACATCAGTGTGAAAATATAAGATGTTAACATGCCAGACTTAGCTAGAATGCCCATTTATATCTATAGTCCCTAGGCAGGTAACAGAAACTGAATATTACAGGTAACAATATATAGATACAAATATGCAATAGACAAATTAAACTGACATTGCTGACAGCCTAGTTTGTTATAATGTGTGAAAACagctaacttaaaaaaaaactgtaaaaaaagaataagaaaagacCATGTCAGTaaaaattaaagataaaaacaacaccacctattagtttgtattttcattaattttcatTGACTTCATCCCTTAGGTAAGTATATTGCATATTAATTCACTACACTAGTAGTTCACATTCAGGTCTAGAATAGTTTTGCTGACAAGCACAGAGGAAGAATAAATCCTTCTGCTGTGTATTTAACACCAGctcaacatacagtacgtgtCTCCTCTATTCTTTGACAGCACATCTAGTATTCCTCATAACAGCACAGGCAGGATTGACAACTTGCTGTCCCCCTGAGCAGCACGTTAGGGAGGCAACCATTTTTAGATTATGACACCGTCAGTTAGGgaggacacagagaggaaaaaccaATTAGGACAGCAGAATAAGACAGACAAAATGCTGTTCAGATGCAGTAAACAGTCAACTGATGTCCTAAAGAACAAACACCCCCCAGCTAACATAGCGCTGGTTAGCATGGTGGGAAAGTCTTGGGTGGAACAAGCCTTACCAAACACCAACATATAAGGGGTGACTTCTAAGATCCGAGCTTCAGGGGTGCCCTGGAGGTGATGGATGATTGGAACATAGAAGAATGAGAAGATGTGTGAAAATccccatgggggggggggggggggggggNNNNNNNNNNNNNNNNNNNNNNNNNNNNNNNNNNNNNNNNNNNNNNNNNNNNNNNNNNNNNNNNNNNNNNNNNNNNNNNNGGGGGGGAGTCAAACAGAAAGATTTACACATGACACTCTAGGGCAATCATCATAACGGCATTGGAGTGCCAAACAAACCCTTGCGGTGCCTTAAAGCTTTGTCCCCTTCCCCTACCTCATCCAGTCTCAGCCATACTGCTGCATTTGCTCCACCCGTACACAAACAGGTGTAACCTAATGGGACAATTCTGGAGCCTTGCTTTTTGTCcaacaaaaaaggattttgtttgcttctgacaggctcagattgttaataaaagtgtctgacaacattgaCCTACTCAGGACTTGgctttttaaacaaagacagtGGTGTGGAGAGTGAGACGCTACTCAAAAAAGTAGGCTAAACAATTTTCAACATAATggctcaatatttaaatgattttgacaCTGTGGGTGTTTTAATATAAGAGCGCCTCTGGcacttacaaaacacacactggagCTGGTTTTGTATTTAGTAACAGTTCTGGGTAAAGATCAGAATATAGTCAAATTAGGAATATGAAAATCACGTTTAATTTAAGAGCTACTCTGGCACTTTCAAAGCAGACAGGTACAAAATGGCTCTTCAAGGTCTACTTAAAATTAGACCTAAACACTAGAATGACTGGTTTTATGTTTCTATTGAATTATTGTTGGGTTCAGAGCAGGATGTAGACCAGAGATGCCcaaattcatattcatattcatccACTGTATCTGGATGGAAGGCCACGGGCCAAAattaaatgttgatgttaaagaataaagtaattttttccATTCTCTGTGGACAAAACGTATGTCTGTAATTTAAATGAGAAGTTTACCAGCACTGTGCTGTTAAACTCAGAAAACTTTTTAACTGCACAAAATCTACGTTTTGTGATCATTACGTTTATAATAAGAGGATGGGCCAAACATGGCCCACGGGCCCCAAATTGGGCAGCCGTTGATGTGGACTAATTatgaaaagacacacatacTGAGAGCAGCAAAGATCAGTTTGCATATACTTAAACAAAGTCTCTTTAAATAGATATATTTAAACAGACACCCTTTAAGTAGTTCCCTCCGGCTCTGGCAAACAGCAATAAATAGTCAAATAAGGTAAAGATACATGATATAAGAAAAAACGTTTTAGTATTCGGAAGACTCCCCATACAACGGATGAAGTCCTTGGATGGCAGGATGGACggacacagaagaaaaagagaaaatcagataAGTGCTACAGAAAGAGGACAGTGGGCCAGCAAAACAGAATATATTCTGGTTGTTGCAGGAAATGTGGTCGGCCTGGGCAACGTGTGGAGATTTCCGTACCTTTGCTACAAGAACGGTGGAGGTGAGTCATACAACGtctacatttaataaaaagctGATTACACAAACTGAACATGTAATTTCTGTGGGCATACACTAAGTATCTCTATATAATGTGCATAGGGGCCTTTCTGGTGCCATACTGTCTGTTAGCTGTGGTGTGTGGGATACCTCTGTTCCTGTTGGAGACTTCATTTGGTCAATACAGCCAGGAAGGATTCATCACTTCTTGGAGGAAAGTGTGTCCACTGGCTCAAGGTGAGTTAAAGTAAAATGGGcagaaaggggagaaaaagCCCACACCACAGTATACATAACTCCATTATACCGATCCATTAAATTACAATGTTCTTAAACACTAATTCAAGCTTTTTTGCTATTGTTCCATGCCTCAACACGTGTTCAAAACTGTGGTTTGTATTTCTACTGTAGGAATTGGATTTGGACAACTGACGATAACACTCTGTGGCTTCATCTACATTTTAATTGAAGCTTGGGCTCTCTTCTACCTGGTGTTCTCATTCAGATCCAAGCTGCCCTGGGTCAGCTGTGACAACACCTGGAACACGGGTCAGacttacatacattttcacgttcaagaatttctcccatctagcggtGAAACTGTATATGACAACCAACTCAATATTACTTTGTAGGCCTCTCAATTCTGAGCGCATTTAAATTAGCGTTCGTAAGAGTTCCTTTGAGAGTTATGTTATTTTGGTAACATTTCATTGCTAAGATCAGctatacaaacatattcaaGCTAATGTTACTAAAGTATCAGTGCTATTGTTATTCTGTATATTGTTCAAGATTAATAGTGGGAGGCAATGTTTACAGCATAGCAGAGGAGCAATAGAGCTCTGTGTTCTTAATATAAAGTATTATAGCCAATATGAGCAGTAGAAACAATGTCAATTAAACCAAAATTAGCTCATGGTATCTCCATGGTTACAAGCAGCTGTTCTAGCTGTAGCTGGTTTGTGTTACATGACGTGAGTTGTCTGCCAGGGAAATCACGACACATGTGATGTTTATGTTACAAGGTAGACAATCCTTTTTCATCATTGACGTGAGGAAAGGTATCCTAGACGTCGATCTAGCGTTATGCACTGCCATGGTATAGTTAGTCAACAATAGGCAGATTAGCTTTTGAGAAGAAAGCCGACAACATCGGCGTCCCTTTTAAAATCTTTAGGTTACTAATCGTAACCCCGGTTCTTAGATAACAGAGTGAGGTGTTTCACTATGGGAACTGCCTCGTTGTGACTGATTAGTTAAGCTCCAATGACACCACGTCTGTCTATGACAGAGAAGTCAAACTGTGCTGGGGCCACAACTCCCCATATAATCACAGTCAACCGGCTCCTTACAAATCATTCCAGATAGGTTTCTTTCCATGTCTCTCCAAGGACGGACATGTTGGTAAAAGACCTCACTCTGTTATCAAAGTACCGGGGTTACGTAAAGTGCTTTTGTTTAACTTTGACTTTAACTATGGTGGATATAGACCACTCCCGGATTGCCTAAATCTCCCGAAGCCAAATAACATTGACCAATAGTCACACCTGTGCCTAGGACGGTCCGCAAACATTGAGTCTGTAGAACTTCCAAGTTCAAGTACACCTTAATTGTGGAGAAAGCTTTTCCTTCATCCATCATGTACTGCAAGAAACACAGCAGGTCCACCACAGAACACTGAAAGGGGATTGTATCCCTACGTTCGCACCACTCCTCAACAACCAGCCACTTTCCGCTGTAAAGAGAGTGGGTGGACGCGGCTCTTGTGCTCTGAATGGTGTCAATTACCTTTTCTGGCAGAATCTGTCATGTTTTGGTGCAAACAGAAAATTACACAGTGGTTGTATACATCAACCGCCAGGGCGGCATTCACTCACTGCAGCCACACAAGTTAGATTGCAAAATGGTGATTTAGTGGAGCAGTGGAAGACTGCTGTCTCTTTGAGCAACACACGTGCCAGGCGTTTTAAACAGGGGTGCAGATCTCCTGTTACGGGGGAATCCTCTGTACGGAGGATGGATTCACCACCCACAAGTGGCGGAGATACGTTCAGGCAGCCACAGATCTCTTTGCCtagcaagaaaacacacagtgtcCAATGTTATTCTCTCTGTCAGAAGTAAATGCAGTGCTGGATGTGGATTCTCTAGCTCACCCGTGGCCAAACTTGCTATTCTATGCATTTCCCCCCCTCAGTCTTATCTCCGCTACTCTGGCAACGGTGAGAGGGCAGGGCCTGTTGCTAATCCTGATAGCGCCGTGGTGGCCATCCAAGCTTTGGTTGGCAGAGATAATACTGCTCCTGGTGGGAGCAGAGACCTTCTCTCCCAAGCGGGCGGGGAAATTTACCACCCCCACCCAAACCGCATAGCGCTCTGGACTTGGCCCGTGAGAGGGGGAACCTGAATGCATCAGGCCTGCCAGAACGAGTTAGTGACTTACAGGCTTGGTCTGTTCAGCCAACCTGTATGCAGTTTGCCCCAGGGCTCTCTAAAGTCTGTTTGAGACCCAACCCAGCATTTGTGCCTAAGGTGGTGGAGTCAGCCTACAGGGGCCCCTCAGTGGAGCTCTGGGCTTTCCACTAGCCTCCTTTCTGCtcaggagaggagaaaaagctTCACATATTGGGCCCTGTCCGGGCCCTGCATTTGTATGTGAGTCGGACGGCTGCTTTCAGAAAACCTGATCAGCTGTTTGTGTCCTTACTCCCCACAGGGGTAAGCCATTGTCCCGCCAGAGGCTGTCCCACTGGATTGTAGAGGCCATCTTATTGGCCTATGAGTGTGAAGGTTTGCCGGCTCCTCAAGGTCTGAGAGCTCATTCAAAAAGAGGCCTGGCCACTTTATTGGCCCTTTTCAGGGGTGTTTCAGTGGCAGAAAGTTGTGCGGCAGCAAGCTAGGCTACCGGACCGTGCCTGGCACAGGCTGTGCTGGAGGTGACGGTACCCGGGTTGGTGTAACTCTCGGTTCTGTTATTTGGTTTCGGGAGATTTAGACAATCCGAGAGTGGTCTATATCTCCCACAGTGAAACACCAAACGAAGTTAGAAAAAGAACTTTAGGTTACTTAACGTAACCCCTGTTCTTTGATAACAGAGTGAGGTGTTTCACCAACATGTCCCTACTTGCAGAGACACGGAAAGAAACCCATCTTGAACGATTTGTAAAGAGCCGGTCTACAGTGATTATATGCGGGAGCGTGGCTCCAGCACAGTTCAACCTGTCTGTCACAGACGGATGTGGTGTCATTGGAGCTTCCATACTTAGTCACGCCGAAGCGATTCCCACAGTGAAACACCTCCAtctgttataaaaaaatcaaggtTATGTTAAGTAACCGAAAGTTATGGCTACA
The window above is part of the Etheostoma cragini isolate CJK2018 chromosome 12, CSU_Ecrag_1.0, whole genome shotgun sequence genome. Proteins encoded here:
- the LOC117954147 gene encoding sodium- and chloride-dependent GABA transporter 3-like, with amino-acid sequence MGGQRRRRRENQTSSADRGQWASKTEYILVVAGNVVGLGNVWRFPYLCYKNGGGAFLVPYCLFAVVCGIPLFLLETSVGQFTQEGFITSWRKLCPLAQGIGHGYFIMKLYDFSYILVQVWALFYLVFSFRSQLPWASCNNTWNTANCLGLQTLNSSNVTANQTNTTSAATEFWERRVLGMSGGIEELGSVRWELALCLLACWVICYFSIWKGVRSSGKVAYFTATFPYVMLLVLLIRGLTLPGAWDGIYFYLYPDLNRLANLQVWLEAGSQIFFSYSLTTGTLHVLGSYNDYNNNCYK